A genomic window from Motacilla alba alba isolate MOTALB_02 chromosome 2, Motacilla_alba_V1.0_pri, whole genome shotgun sequence includes:
- the LOC119697670 gene encoding UPF0500 protein C1orf216-like, whose amino-acid sequence MAERATVISRDEEEIQNSSDDEDRFPTQVAVTTSPGCSASPSLDSLDKDKGSSTVPERLSVLSSRAVDQLKAPTGPEMVCGGQAQRTAPGLAEHPLAAVDASLGASSCPAAVDNLLPVDLASLRAKSPCCNGKLSSEVPRVPRVPGEASEALQAGADTQQAGSGTESSMASCSLGHVIWMKATTVMETLENKKKEEKEKYRLQLAMYRRLLLLRSIRSLHRQLEQQQARLQECYGMVINTKKEVLKHICTTSPSPSP is encoded by the coding sequence ATGGCTGAGAGAGCAACTGTTATATCAAGAGATGAAGAGGAGATCCAAAACAGCAGTGATGATGAAGACAGATTTCCGACTCAAGTTGCTGTAACAACATCCCCTGGTtgctctgccagcccttcaCTAGACAGCCTTGATAAAGACAAGGGAAGCTCAACAGTGCCAGAAAGACTGTCTGTCCTCTCCAGCAGGGCAGTGGATCAGCTAAAAGCCCCAACTGGCCCAGAGATGGTTTGTGGTGGCCAGGCACAGAGGacagcccctgggctggctgagcaTCCTCTGGCAGCTGTAGATGCATCCTTAGGTGCCTCCTCATGCCCTGCAGCAGTTGATAACCTGCTGCCTGTGGACCTTGCCTCCCTGCGTGCCAAAAGCCCTTGCTGCAATGGCAAACTGAGTTCAGAGGTGCCACGGGTCCCAAGGGTGCCCGGAGAGGCCAGCGAGGccctgcaggcaggggctgacacgcagcaggcagggagcggCACCGAGAGCAGCATGGCCTCTTGCAGTTTGGGCCATGTGATTTGGATGAAGGCCACAACAGTAATGGAGACcttagaaaataagaaaaaggaggaaaaggagaagtaCCGGCTCCAGCTAGCTATGTACCGGCGGCTCCTGCTGTTGCGCTCCATCAGGAGTTTGCAtaggcagctggagcagcagcaggccaggctgcaggaatgcTATGGCATGGTGataaatacaaagaaagaagTGTTGAAACACATTTGTACAACCTCACCCTCACCTTCTCCGTAA